In a genomic window of Flavobacterium sp. KACC 22761:
- a CDS encoding TonB-dependent receptor → MKLTTLLILVAMFNIRANTYAQKTKVTLELNNSTIEKVIETIEQKTDFRFIYKLNDIDLDRTVSISVKDQSIYVVLDKLFKGTPTEFKIRDTQIILKKPELKTQVIEFEKQTVSGIVTDENGSPLPGASVNEEGTKNGVATDFDGKFTITVASNQSVIVVSFVGYKDKKVTANQKIINIKLEPDATNLQEVVLVGYGSVTKKDVTGAVSTITAKEMNQGAIVNPLQLISGKAAGVNINQIGSEPGSGPSVRIRGVSSLIGGSDPLVVVDGIQGNLDLLNSIPPTEISSIDILKDASATAVYGSRGAAGVIIVTTKTNKSGKTTFEYVGSSAIDFIPKKLDFLNADQWWTAAQSVGVPASANHGANTDWYGILTQTGFTQTHTLSFGGGSEKFSYHGSLSAILQDGVVINSDNKKYIARLQATQKALDDKLTLTYSLTNGISNTNSSVQSIGRVNQVSNLISQAYQMRPTDPVFQSDGTTYYTDPNLFQYLNPYAAQQEITNEGKYDNLFGSLKADLDIVDGLQAGWFGSWRKANNSIGFYNPAKSTDANAINQKGFGNINNTRQEEKLMDISLNYKKTFGVHAINVLGLYEWQYQSEQRNYSAARGFVNDLATYNSLQLGDMSKALPGDIQSYKNDRTLASFLARVNYALLDRYLVTASIRRDGSSVFGENNKWGNFPSASVAWQIAKESFMANQSVVNDLKLRVGYGVTGNQQGLQPQSSLSLVGAAGTTYFGGSQIPNYNIIQNGNADLKWETKKQTNIGLDFGLIDNRLRGTIDVYTATTDNLLFDYTVPQPPYPYDKIKANVGSIKNEGLEVALAYDVIRNENTTFTLAGNVSFMRNEVLNLSGSINGVALNTDYVGWGAPNSYLIKGQPIGTFNILQHQGKDAANAETVVDQNGDGVIDQGSMSPDRVMQGSALPTYSFAFNPSVRYKKFDASLLLRGSGGNKIYNTVNQRSSYMENIGKSNVLRSAVDLGIYTSQYSSNLWLEDGSFVRLENVTAGYNFSFKDRFIDSIRLSLTGNNLFLITNYSGIDPEINLSGSGDPNVYFGGDKGIYPRTRSISFGVNVKFK, encoded by the coding sequence TTGAAACTAACTACATTACTTATTTTGGTCGCCATGTTTAATATTAGAGCGAATACTTATGCCCAAAAGACAAAAGTAACGCTGGAATTGAACAATTCAACAATCGAAAAGGTGATTGAGACCATAGAACAAAAAACCGATTTCAGATTTATTTATAAACTAAATGATATTGATCTAGACAGAACAGTTTCGATTTCGGTAAAAGATCAGTCTATCTACGTTGTTCTAGATAAGCTTTTTAAAGGTACTCCAACCGAATTTAAAATTCGAGATACACAGATTATCTTAAAAAAGCCGGAGCTTAAAACACAAGTTATTGAGTTTGAAAAACAAACCGTTTCAGGAATTGTTACTGATGAAAATGGAAGTCCGCTTCCGGGTGCGTCTGTAAATGAAGAAGGAACAAAAAATGGAGTTGCGACAGATTTTGACGGAAAATTTACGATTACCGTTGCCAGTAATCAATCTGTAATTGTGGTATCATTTGTTGGTTACAAAGACAAAAAAGTAACGGCAAACCAAAAAATAATCAACATTAAGCTTGAACCAGACGCAACAAACTTACAAGAAGTAGTTTTAGTTGGTTATGGATCTGTTACTAAAAAAGATGTAACGGGTGCAGTTTCTACAATTACAGCAAAAGAGATGAATCAAGGTGCAATTGTAAATCCGTTGCAATTAATTTCTGGAAAAGCGGCAGGTGTAAATATTAACCAAATTGGTAGCGAACCGGGTTCTGGTCCAAGTGTGCGTATTCGTGGAGTAAGTTCTTTAATTGGTGGAAGCGACCCTCTAGTTGTAGTAGATGGAATTCAGGGAAATCTAGATTTATTAAACTCAATTCCTCCAACAGAAATATCGTCTATCGATATTCTAAAAGATGCTTCAGCTACAGCCGTTTATGGATCTAGAGGAGCTGCCGGAGTTATCATTGTAACCACTAAAACCAATAAATCAGGAAAAACAACTTTTGAATACGTAGGTTCTTCTGCTATCGATTTTATTCCAAAAAAATTAGATTTTCTAAATGCTGATCAATGGTGGACTGCAGCTCAAAGTGTTGGAGTTCCTGCTTCTGCAAATCATGGTGCAAACACAGATTGGTACGGAATTTTAACACAAACAGGATTTACGCAAACGCACACGCTTTCATTTGGTGGTGGGTCTGAAAAATTTAGTTACCACGGGTCTTTAAGTGCTATTTTACAAGATGGTGTTGTGATCAACTCTGATAACAAAAAATATATTGCAAGATTACAAGCGACTCAAAAAGCTTTGGATGACAAATTAACTTTGACTTATAGTTTAACTAACGGAATTAGTAACACGAACAGCAGTGTACAAAGTATTGGTAGAGTGAATCAAGTTTCAAACTTAATTTCTCAAGCCTATCAAATGCGTCCTACTGATCCTGTGTTTCAATCTGATGGAACAACGTATTATACAGATCCTAATTTATTTCAATATTTGAATCCTTATGCGGCTCAACAAGAAATTACTAATGAAGGAAAATACGATAATTTATTTGGAAGTCTTAAAGCAGATTTAGACATCGTTGATGGTTTGCAGGCTGGTTGGTTTGGAAGCTGGAGAAAAGCAAATAATTCAATCGGTTTTTATAATCCGGCAAAATCCACAGATGCAAACGCTATTAACCAAAAAGGTTTTGGAAATATCAATAATACTCGCCAAGAAGAGAAATTAATGGATATCAGTTTGAATTATAAAAAAACATTTGGAGTTCACGCAATCAATGTCTTAGGTCTTTATGAATGGCAATACCAAAGTGAGCAAAGAAATTACTCGGCAGCAAGAGGATTTGTCAATGATTTAGCAACTTATAACAGCCTTCAATTAGGTGACATGAGTAAAGCTTTACCTGGTGATATTCAATCTTATAAAAATGACAGAACTTTAGCTTCTTTTTTAGCAAGAGTAAATTACGCTTTATTAGATCGTTATTTGGTTACAGCAAGTATCAGACGTGATGGATCTTCTGTATTTGGAGAAAACAACAAATGGGGTAATTTCCCATCTGCTTCGGTAGCTTGGCAAATTGCGAAAGAATCATTTATGGCTAATCAATCTGTTGTTAATGATTTGAAATTACGTGTAGGATATGGCGTTACCGGTAATCAGCAAGGTTTACAGCCTCAAAGCTCACTTTCTTTAGTTGGCGCTGCTGGTACGACTTATTTTGGAGGCTCTCAAATTCCAAACTACAACATCATTCAAAATGGCAACGCCGATTTAAAATGGGAAACCAAAAAACAAACCAATATTGGTCTTGATTTTGGTTTGATCGACAACCGCTTAAGAGGTACAATTGATGTATATACTGCAACAACAGATAATTTATTATTTGATTACACAGTTCCACAACCTCCATATCCGTATGATAAAATCAAAGCTAATGTTGGTAGTATTAAAAACGAAGGATTAGAGGTTGCATTGGCATATGATGTAATCCGAAATGAAAATACGACTTTTACTTTAGCAGGAAACGTTTCTTTCATGCGTAATGAAGTTCTTAACTTAAGCGGAAGCATTAATGGCGTAGCATTAAATACAGACTATGTAGGTTGGGGTGCACCAAATTCTTATTTGATAAAAGGACAACCAATAGGCACATTTAATATTTTGCAACATCAAGGTAAAGATGCTGCAAATGCTGAAACAGTAGTAGATCAAAATGGTGATGGTGTTATTGATCAAGGTAGTATGAGTCCGGATCGTGTAATGCAAGGTTCTGCTCTTCCAACTTATTCTTTCGCTTTCAATCCAAGTGTGAGATATAAAAAATTTGATGCTTCTTTATTATTAAGAGGATCTGGAGGAAACAAAATCTACAACACTGTAAATCAACGTTCAAGTTATATGGAAAACATTGGAAAAAGCAATGTTTTACGGAGCGCTGTTGACTTAGGTATTTACACCTCGCAATATTCTTCAAATTTATGGTTAGAAGATGGTTCTTTTGTTCGTTTAGAAAACGTTACTGCCGGATACAATTTTAGTTTTAAAGATCGATTCATAGATTCTATTAGACTTTCTCTTACTGGAAACAACCTATTCCTTATCACAAATTATTCAGGTATTGATCCTGAAATCAACTTAAGTGGAAGTGGAGATCCAAATGTATATTTTGGAGGAGATAAAGGAATTTATCCTCGTACCAGAAGCATCTCGTTTGGTGTAAATGTTAAATTTAAATAG